The window CATTTTTCAAATCACAGTAAACATAATTTGATATGAATGCTCATTTTGAAATAGTGCAGTTACAAGCTTTTTCTATGACATACTATCAGAAAAACTGATGGTTTCAAAAAGCAGTTGAAGTATTGTAAAACTAACAGCAGATCAAAGCGTCTAACAAATgacatgtagtgtgtgtgtgtgtgtgtgtgtgtgtgtgtgtgtgtgtgtgtgtgtgtgtgtgtgtgtgtgtgtgtgtgtgtgtgtgtgagagagagagaacgagtcataaacacatttctatatGCGCGCTATTATCCTAATTTACGGTAGCAGTACGTCATCAAAATGGGACGACGTTGACGTAAAAAAGTGGCGACACGCAGCAGTGTTTTGCTAGTGTTTGTATCTTTTATAGAGTGAATTTGAAGTTTCTCGAGGAATTAAAGAAGCTGTTTGTACAGAGCTACCTCATGCTTCACCACATCCTTGTCTTCGACAGCGTTACCCACGTTTGAATGGAATAGACacaaataaagtaagtaaattaATGTGAGCGCAAACCTGTTACACTGTGAGCAGCTTAGTTAACACTTCATTTctattactgttgttgtttccCTCGCATTATTTGGacagttttgctttctttttttcttgcaggAGCAGCCATGTTCCACAACAGTTCACAGGGAAAATactggattttaaaaaatgaagacgACATTGAGCAGAAGAGATGCAAGGCCAATCAGAAATTCCGTCACAAGATACTAGAAAGTGGGAAGGTAAGAAGTACCTATCCTCACACaataaaaagttcaaatgtgACTGTTTACTTCACCTCCTCGCGCCTCTTTGAATCAGCCTGGGGTGAGTGAGTCCTTGTTCCTGGAGCGGCACGAGGAGGACGTTTTATTCCGACACTATGAGAGGAGGATGCTGGACTTCTGCAATGCTTTCAAGCCTGCAATGCCCAAGTCTGTCGTGGTATGTGTGTGCTTTCTCATTATCAGTGTGGTTAATATATCCTTACTACCTGTAGACATCTGTGTCACCCGTGTATGTCCCACCTGTGCAGGGTACAGGCATCATGTACTTCAGGAGATTCTACCTGCACAACACCATCATGGAGTACCACCCTCGAATTATAATGTGAGTACATGtatgtttaaaattaaataagCAAGCATTTCCAAATATTCCATGACCAATTAGTTCCTCTATGTAAGTTAGTCATAGGATACAACAATTCTTCCAGTTGTGTGTTTAAATTGCCAAAAGTAATGTAATTTAGTCCATATATCTCATGTTAGCCACATagtatctgtgtttttatttatcattttaaatgtgtgtgtaggtgtggtGCAGTTTCCTCTAATTCCTGTTTCTTAACAGCTGCCCGCATCCAcaatttggtttaaaaacacaatggtgtAGTCTTATTGTTTTTGCAAACTGGCCTGGATAATATTGGGGGGAAAGTACTAATGTATTGATtgcagtatttttaaatatattttaagatattGCTTCTCTATGTAGGTTTTAGCCCGACTTAAAACAAACATCCTTTATTTAGGATATGTACAGTGGATGAATTAGTCACACTAACCATGACACTACTTattgagctcaaatcaattTTGTATTAAGTGTATAACATCTTCCTTTATTTAGCTATACATTTAGGAATTCTTGATGGTTTTGTATGAATGATAACTTTTGCTTTTGCAATTCAGCTATCGTTTAGGGTTTTCATTCATCACCAAAACTGCTGAAAAGTATATTGTTTAGCCTTGTTGTTACTTGTGTGCACAACCCGTTACAAACCCACCTCCCTGTTTCAGGCTGACGTGTGCATACCTGTCCTGTAAAGTGGAGGAATTCAATGTGTCCAGCACCCAGTTTGTGGGCAACCTTCTGCAGGAGACCCCGGCCGGGCAGGAAAGGGTTCTGGAGCAGATCCTGGAGTTTGAGCTGCTGCTGATCCAACAACTGAAGTTTCACCTGGTGGTCCACAACCCATACAGACCCATGGAGGGTTTGCTCATCGACCTCAAGGTAGAGCTTCATTTGTGATTAGTGCTTATCTAGCTGTGTATGTGTCCTGTCTCATACATGTTGTCATTTTCATGCATTTCATCCATCAGACAAGATACCCAGCACTGGAGAACCCTGAGTCACTGAGGAAGAGTGCAGATGACTTTCTGACACAGGCGACCATTACAGATGCAGGACTGATGTTCCCCCCCTCTCAGATCGCTCTAACAGCGATTCTGAACAGCGCCTCCAGAGCCAGTCTCAGCATGGAGAGGTGGGTTGTTAGACATGTTCATTCTAAAACATTATGAAGCTTGTTGAGCAATTAAAGGTAAATGTTATGCCAGATAGATAATGTGTAAATggtaaaacattgttttgttccAAATGCACAGCTACCTCAATGAGTGTTTGGGGCTGAAAGAGGACAAGGAGACTCTCTCAAAGATGTATGAATCCATGAGACGTGAGTGAGCTGCACCTTCAATGTGACACCACAGGATGGGGCTAGTGAGCCGTTTCACTGCATTATGGCACATGGGACGTTTTAGCTGAGATTTAATGTGTACATTTGTTCATTCAGGGATGAAAACCATCCTTAAGAAGTATGGACTTCCCAAACCAGAGGAGGTGAATGCCTACAAAAAGAAGTTGGAGAGGATTCATGCTGAATTTGCCAGTTCAAACAAGTAAGTAGAGGAAGTTACCTGCTTGTGTTTAGAGATTGCTAATAATTAGAGAGAAGGATCCTATATTATCACAATATACCCTGTCAGAAAAGGTGATTTTATTCTGTAGTTCAAAATGAATGTCTTTTATATGGACCTTATATTAAGATTAGTGTACTTTTTTTAACCCTAAATAGGGATGTACCTAATTTGTTGTGCCTTGAACCTTTTGTATTCCCCAATGTAATTGTTATCCCCCCACACCAAAGTAAGCAACTCCAGTTTTTCATTGTCATACATagtaacagttttattttagcCAGGTTTGTCGTATCTAAGATGCAAAAAGATTCAAGGTTCAGTATCaggtagaaaaataaaaaggaacacaTCATCAGCTGTATGAAATACAGAAAGGAAGTACAACAGCACGCCACATTCCGACCTACATCATCTATACCATGTAGCACATTTGATATCGGTATCGCTGATGAGGAGACTTTTAGGCTCATTTATCTATCGCCGGCTGTCTGTTAACACTTGGTGAGGTTGGTGAGGTCCGTGGTATCATTAAGTGCAACTACAGTAAACAGTTTGGTAAACTCTTTAGCTATGACAGGCACAGATTCAGACTCTGCAGCTGCGTGAATCATCAGGAGGCACAGGAGGCCGACCCTCCATGACTTTGAAAGTTGATAAATCTGTGCATGGCATGACTTCTCACGATGAATCTATCGGTGCAGACAGAGGTGTA of the Eleginops maclovinus isolate JMC-PN-2008 ecotype Puerto Natales chromosome 12, JC_Emac_rtc_rv5, whole genome shotgun sequence genome contains:
- the ccnh gene encoding cyclin-H, translating into MFHNSSQGKYWILKNEDDIEQKRCKANQKFRHKILESGKPGVSESLFLERHEEDVLFRHYERRMLDFCNAFKPAMPKSVVGTGIMYFRRFYLHNTIMEYHPRIIMLTCAYLSCKVEEFNVSSTQFVGNLLQETPAGQERVLEQILEFELLLIQQLKFHLVVHNPYRPMEGLLIDLKTRYPALENPESLRKSADDFLTQATITDAGLMFPPSQIALTAILNSASRASLSMESYLNECLGLKEDKETLSKMYESMRRMKTILKKYGLPKPEEVNAYKKKLERIHAEFASSNNKRKRGYEEDGHVAKEPRLTEEIMSDEDML